The genome window aggaggcgaggaggcgagtTGATGCGTTACGTAGTGTATGATAcagagaaggagaagagaaACAAAGATAGGAATAGCGAGAAACACGGAAGAGATGGTATGGAGGTTGTCGATCGATTGATGAGGAGAGTGCTGGATCGGGTTTGGTCGGCGCCTCCCGCCTGCGGAGCTGCTCGGGGTGGAGGTCCCTTTAAACTCATAAAGCCCTTTGATGCCAAGACGCAACGTGTTGTATTTTCGAATTGTCGTATTCCACCAACTTGCGCTTGCAAGCCCACATTCCAAGCGCGCTTTTTGATGCACTCCTGGGGTGGGAACGGACGGCGCTTAGGATGAATGCAATGAGCATGCGTACGCTGGGCGTCTAGACTGTGTCGCTTGATTGAGAGTGGGCTAGCTTGCGGCGCGGGGTGGTGACAGCCAGCCTGGGCTCCAGGTCGAAAAGCCTGAATGTTACAGCCACTGTTGaatttgccacccaactaATCACTCCAAACACATTGTCCTTGCTTGCCATGTACTCACAATCCGACATCTGCAAAGCCAAAGCCCATTCAATGCTCGTCCCCTCTTCTCTTCCATCAGCTGTCTACAAGGGCGCACATGCACAACCTCCCCACATCTTTCAAGGTCCGCAAGTCATACTGTGGCTGGGTGACTTGTGAGCGCTTGCTTGTTGGTGGAGGCCGGGATCAAATACCACGTGCCGAAAAGTTGGAGGTTGATTGCACTAATGACCAGAGTACCAGAGTCAGTACCAGAGAACGCGACTCACCTCTCTAAACAAACACAACCGCGACAATGGCACCAAAGAAGACTGTCGGCATCCTGGGTGAGTACTAGCCATATCATTGATATAAGGAGGGCCGAATCCGTGGCTCCATGTCACACTTgtgtcctcgaggcgcagtGCAGCTCATTACCTTCGAGTATATGACGTCTATCCTCCTCGATCCTGCCCTTTCATAGAGCCGCGCTGATCCCAGGCGGTGGCCAGCTGGGCCGCATGCTCACGCACCCCGCCGCGTTGCTGGGTatccccctcctcatcctcgacaagggcgGATACACCCCGGCCAAGCAGACCCTGCTCGCGCCCCCTGGCACGACCCACCCCGACGGAGCCTTCACCTCGGAGGAGCAcatccgcgagctcgcAAAGACGTGCGACGTCCTCACCGTTGAGATCGAGCACGTCAacgccgacgtcctcgccgctgtCGTCAACGAGGGTCTCTGTGATGTCCAGCCCTCGCCAGCCACCATCCGCCTCATCCAGGACAAGTACATCCAAAAAGAGCACCTCGCGGCTGCCGGCATCCCCGTAGCCCCCTTTAAGGCGCTCACCAACCCTTCGACTGATGACGTTCGGGACCTCGCTGCCACCCTCGGCCTGCCGATGATGCTCAAGGCACGCACGCTCGCCTACGATGGCCGCGGTAACGCGCCTCTGAAGAGCACAGACGACAAGGCCATCTCTGACGCCCTCGCgttcctcggcgacagACCGTTGTACGCAGAGGGCTGGGCGCCAttcgtcaaggaggtcgcAGTCATGGTCGTGCGCAACACGGCCGGCGAGGTCCGCTCGTACGATGCAGTTGAGACGGTGCACCGCGACAGCATCCTGCGTGTGTGCTCTGCTCCGCTGCGCGCGGACGGCGCGGCGATGCGTGGCGTCAATGTTCGtgcgcgccagctcgctGAGCGTGCCGTCGCCACCCTTGACGGTGCCGGAGTGTTTGGCGTCGAGatgttcctcctccccgacgGCAGCCTGTTGCTCAACGAGATCGCGCCCCGGCCTCACAACTCTGGCCACCACACCATCGAGGCCTGCAACACCAGCCAGTACGAGAACCACCTCCGTGCTATCCTCGCCTTGCCCCTCGGCGACACCAGCCTCCGCGTTCCGGCCGCCGCGATGGTCAACGTCCTCGGTGTCGACGGCAACATGGGCCCTGTCGAGCAgatggccgacgacgcgctcgccgtcccTGGCGCCACCGTGCATCTCTACGGAAAGGCTGAGAGCCGCAAGGCGCGCAAGATGGGCCACATCACCGTCACTGGCTcgagcgacgccgaggtccaGTCGCGCGTGCGCACCCTGCTCTCGCAGCAGCCCGACCTGGACCAGAAGTTCATCGACTCGGTCGCTCCTCCCTCGGTGGCCGGTCACAGTCACACCGCGCCGCTTGTTGGGATCATCATGGGCTCGGACTCTGACTTGCCTACCATGCTCCCCGCCACCAAGATCCTCGACAAGTTTGGCGTGCCCTACGAGCTGACGATCACCAGCGCCCACCGCACCCCTGACCGCATGGTGACGTACgcgcgctcggccgcgagcCGCGGCCTCCGCGCCATCATCGCaggcgcgggcggcgcagcCCACCTTCCCGGCatggtggcgagcgagacgaGTGTGCCGGTTATCGGCGTGCCCGTCAAGGCGTCCGtgctcgacggcgtcgacagcCTGTACTCGATCATCCAGATGCCCCGCGGCATCCCTGTCGCCACCGTCGGCATTAACAACAGCACCAACGctgccctccttgccgtGCGCATCCTCGGCACCTCGGTGCCCTCGTGGCAGCGCGAGACCGAGGGATACCAGCACGCTCTTGAGCAGGAGGTgctcggcaaggccgacgtcctcgagaacATGGGCTGGGACCAGTACGTCAAGGACGTGCTCAAAAAGTAGAGCGATATCTAGATGGTTGTGATATGTATGGTCTTGTCATGCTCTGAAAAGAACGTGGAAATGGCGAATGGAAGCACACAAAAGGGTGTATAGAGTGTATAGAGTGGGGCAGACGACTGCGGAACCTGAAATTGCCACCTGACGTAAGTAACCGACCCAGACGAACATGAGGCCACGACCACGACTGATGGCGATTACGCATCAATTTCCACTCTCTCAACTCATCTCATCAAACAATGTGGAACCCAGACGGCAGTGGGCGCCACCCCCCAGTGAACCTCAGCACAcagagctcgagctcgtcctctgcgTTGTTGGGCAGCATCCGCGCGCAacgcgaggcgcgcgaaGCTCACCGCCGCCTTGAAGCTGCCGCGACAACAGTACAGAGGGTATGGCGTGGTCGCACCGCTGCAGCTGCGACGCGACGAGACATTCTCGCCCACCTCGAATCCGGTGCGAgcgtggaggagggcgcgcgtgcactcctcctcctcctccgtggCCGGGGAGAGCGCATGCGCGTCGCTCGTATCCTTGAGAGCTggaccgccgccgctctcgcATCGGGTGAGCTAGCCTTAGATTAAACTAACCACAGGCGCCGACGGCCCGGCTTTCCGATCGCTAGTGATGGTCGACGCATCCGTGTTCGGcgtgctcctcgcccgTATCTTGCGTTTCGTCAGCACCAGCCCACGGTTAGTCCTGATAAGGCCAGTCTGACACTAGCATCGAGACTagcgcgcgcctcctctcaGCCCTCGAGGAGTTCCTCAAACAGTCTGCGTATTCTGGCATTCCGGATCGCGCGAGCGAGGTTGTCTCGGCGCTAGGGGCAAACGCGTGGATCGAGACACTATCAGATATCACCCAagccctcgccaccaccaagcGGCGGcacccactcctcctccccgtGATCCGGC of Cutaneotrichosporon cavernicola HIS019 DNA, chromosome: 4 contains these proteins:
- the ADE2 gene encoding uncharacterized protein (Phosphoribosylaminoimidazole carboxylase) — its product is MAPKKTVGILGGGQLGRMLTHPAALLGIPLLILDKGGYTPAKQTLLAPPGTTHPDGAFTSEEHIRELAKTCDVLTVEIEHVNADVLAAVVNEGLCDVQPSPATIRLIQDKYIQKEHLAAAGIPVAPFKALTNPSTDDVRDLAATLGLPMMLKARTLAYDGRGNAPLKSTDDKAISDALAFLGDRPLYAEGWAPFVKEVAVMVVRNTAGEVRSYDAVETVHRDSILRVCSAPLRADGAAMRGVNVRARQLAERAVATLDGAGVFGVEMFLLPDGSLLLNEIAPRPHNSGHHTIEACNTSQYENHLRAILALPLGDTSLRVPAAAMVNVLGVDGNMGPVEQMADDALAVPGATVHLYGKAESRKARKMGHITVTGSSDAEVQSRVRTLLSQQPDLDQKFIDSVAPPSVAGHSHTAPLVGIIMGSDSDLPTMLPATKILDKFGVPYELTITSAHRTPDRMVTYARSAASRGLRAIIAGAGGAAHLPGMVASETSVPVIGVPVKASVLDGVDSLYSIIQMPRGIPVATVGINNSTNAALLAVRILGTSVPSWQRETEGYQHALEQEVLGKADVLENMGWDQYVKDVLKK